The Candidatus Paceibacterota bacterium genome segment GGATTTTAAAAGCGCTATTCCTCAATTGGAGGCATTAAAGAAAATTGACCAAGAGAAACCAATTATAGAGGTAACCGAATCAAAACGCGGATATTATAAAATTTATGATGAAATATCTGCCATGCCGGAAGGGAGCACTTTTCGAGTAGCCGAAGGTGTCACTGCCTTGCAACAGGAATTATCGTTACTTACCGAAGATCAATGGCATACCTTCTTCTCACGCATTGTGCAGCGCAAGATAATCACCAAAGGTTTGTTTACTGAGGAATCCACCAAAGAACCGAGCAAGCAATTAAGCGCAACTAATCTGAAAATTTTGCGCCAACGCATCTGGCAAGTTCGTACCCTTCCTGCCGCAACCTTTCCTTTAGATCAACTAGTATTTATCTATGGCGACAAAGTAGCCTTTCTTTTTCCCGACGTGTCTCTAGTCATGACCATTCAGCACAAAGGGATCGCCCAAGCCACCGCCGCTATGTTTGATGCCGCCTATGTGTCTGGTAAACAGTATGATGCTGTGTGGCAATAGTATGAGTAGCGTAACTACTTACCAAGTTTGCACATAACCGCAGTTTCAAATTTCTTCACATTATAATTTCGAATTTGTTTCTCCCGAAGGGATCCCTTTGGGAGGATTTCGAATTTCGGATTTTCACAGAGTTTATCTTGCCCGTCGGCGTCGCAGTTCCGCCACTTTTAGTCTCGCCAGATTAAGCTCAATCAATCCCATCGCGTCAGCCAAAGCTACCTCGTCCTTTTGTGTCCGGCGCATCTCTTGGGCGCGTTCCAGCGCTTCTTTTGCTTTCATTTCATCAATATCATCCGCTCTCTCCGCTACGTCGGCCAAAACTCGTACTCGTTTACCATCGATCTCCGCAAACCCCCCCGTGGTTGCGATGTGTTCTAGACGGTCAGCGGAATCAGTCGCCGCCCTTTTAATATATATGACGC includes the following:
- the atpC gene encoding ATP synthase F1 subunit epsilon; this encodes MAFVSFEVVTPEGLTWQEEVYSVVLPTAEGEIGVLANHEPLVTIIKPGVIYIKRAATDSADRLEHIATTGGFAEIDGKRVRVLADVAERADDIDEMKAKEALERAQEMRRTQKDEVALADAMGLIELNLARLKVAELRRRRAR